A portion of the Podospora pseudoanserina strain CBS 124.78 chromosome 2, whole genome shotgun sequence genome contains these proteins:
- the FES1 gene encoding hsp70 nucleotide exchange factor fes1 (COG:O; EggNog:ENOG503P2S3; BUSCO:EOG0926448Q) has protein sequence MDKNLTNLLKWGIEHSTVSNPSADPSAPSPPPSQPAPRSDLNPEILSALMGGPSDADLMKAAMEVLHDPTTTLENKLIAFDNFEQLIESLDNANNLSNLSLWTPLLALLSHSEPEIRKYAAWCVGTAVQNNIKSQERLLAMGGLPRLVKMILAEDEQEGVRRKAVYALSSAVRNYQPALDVCHEELVKGGHHEAEQKVGDATDMDGVDRVMEGLKERVKKTSNKA, from the coding sequence ATGGATAaaaacctcaccaacctcctcaaatGGGGAATCGAGCACTCCAccgtctccaacccctccgccgacccctccgccccttccccccccccttcccaaccggCCCCCCGCAGCGACCTCAACCCCGaaatcctctccgccctcatGGGCGGCCCCTCAGACGCAGACCTGATGAAAGCAGCAATGGAAGTCCTCCACGAcccgaccaccaccctcgaaaACAAGCTCATCGCCTTCGACAACTTCGAGCAGCTCATCGAGTCCCTCGACAACGCaaacaacctctccaacctctccctctggacccccctcctcgccctcctctcccactcgGAGCCCGAAATCAGAAAGTACGCCGCCTGGTGCGTCGGCACCGCTGTCCAAAACAATATCAAGTCACAAGAGAGATTGTTAGCgatgggggggttgccgaggttggtgaagatgatcCTGGCAGAGGACGAGCAGgaaggggtgaggaggaaggctgTTTATGCGTTGAGTTCGGCGGTGAGGAATTACCAGCCTGCGTTGGATGTTTGTCATGAGGAGCTGGTCAAGGGGGGTCATCATGAAGCGGAACAAAAGGTGGGGGATGCGACGGATATGGATGGGGTTGATAGGGttatggaggggttgaaggagcgGGTCAAGAAGACGAGTAACAAGGCTTAA